From one Colletotrichum destructivum chromosome 3, complete sequence genomic stretch:
- a CDS encoding Putative peptidase S54, rhomboid, Rhomboid-like superfamily → MASNDYYQVNKPPVAASPSPAPYYGGGAYNNIPSTSSTPAPPYSSIPNAPGASQPPPRQNTVSPFESVFDDHVYPVDSTQDGFRHNGHSQSPHNMNNMNVEPQRMNMMNTVDTAYGGHGQTPYNPHDMHQPNPYAQQDTAYYSQSSVSPDASRQNVADDIPLQSRQPTQPHKDVEMNDNDHVYDAPQGSRRSKSRRDKKKVGFGQLGMFGADRKGIPWVVYIFTLVQVAVFIAEIVKNAQLTGSPIMTKPSFNPMIGPSTYVMINMGARYVACMHNVKGIQDLGQPITWPCPNSTSNDAANPSNQCGLSDLCGFGGVPEPTYTDINQSPEPNQWFRFITPIFLHAGLIHIGFNLLLQMTIGKEMEIAIGSIRFFLVYVSAGIFGNVMGANYAGVMAASTGASGALFGVIALTLLDLLYSWKDRRSPVKDLMFILLDIVISFVLGLLPGLDNFAHIGGFLMGLALGVCVLHSPNSLRRKMGAEDPSYASMQLNPNQGPPHFLKNPVGFFKGRKPLWWAWWLVRAGFLLTVIIVFIVLLNNFYIYHNTCSWCKYLSCIPVNNWCELDNFKITSS, encoded by the exons ATGGCCTCCAACGACTACTACCAAGTCAACAAACCGCCCGTGGCAGCGTCCCCTTCGCCTGCTCCCTActacggcggcggggcgTACAACAACATCCCTTCCACCAGTTCCACGCCCGCCCCTCCCTATAGCTCAATACCGAACGCGCCCGGTGCCAGCCAACCACCACCGCGCCAGAACACCGTATCTCCCTTTGAGAGTGTCTTTGACGACCACGTCTACCCAGTAGATTCGACCCAGGACGGGTTTCGACACAACGGCCACTCCCAGAGCCCCCATAACATGAACAATATGAACGTGGAGCCCCAGCGCATGAACATGATGAACACGGTAGACACCGCCTACGGTGGCCATGGCCAAACGCCCTACAACCCGCACGACATGCATCAACCAAATCCCTACGCGCAGCAGGACACGGCCTACTACAGTCAATCTTCCGTCTCCCCTGATGCCAGCAGACAGAACGTAGCCGACGATATTCCCTTGCAGAGCCGGCAGCCAACGCAGCCGCACAAGGACGTGGAAATGAACGACAACGACCACGTGTACGATGCGCCCCAGGGTTCCCGACGGTCCAAGAGCCGGCGtgacaagaagaaggtcgGCTTTGGCCAGCTCGGCATGTTTGGCGCCGACAGGAAGGGTATTCCGTGGGTGGTCTACATTTTCACATTGGTCCAGGTTGCAGTCTTCATAGCTGAAATCGTCAAGAATG CCCAACTGACGGGCTCTCCCATCATGACAAAGCCCTCCTTCAACCCCATGATTGGACCTTCGACGTACGTAATGATCAACATGGGCGCTCGCTACGTCGCCTGCATGCACAATGTCAAGGGCATCCAAGATTTGGGTCAGCCCATAACCTGGCCTTGCCCGAACTCGACCTCGAACGATGCCGCCAACCCCTCGAATCAGTGCGGTCTGAGCGATTTGTGCGGCTTTGGCGGTGTGCCCGAGCCTACCTACACCGACATCAACCAGTCGCCGGAGCCTAATCAGTGGTTCCGCTTCATCACGCCCATCTTCTTGCATGCGGGCCTCATCCATATCGGTTTCAACCTGCTTCTGCAGATGACCATAGGGAAAGAGATGGAGATAGCCATCGGTTCCATTCGATTCTTCTTGGTCTACGTGAGCGCCGGTATCTTCGGCAACGTCATGGGAGCGAACTacgccggcgtcatggcGGCATCAACAGGTGCTTCAGGTGCGCTGTTTGGCGTTATTGCCCTCACTCTGCTCGATCTTTTGTACTCCTGGAAGGACCGACGCAGCCCCGTTAAGGATTTGATGTTCATCCTGCTGGACATCGTCATTTCCTTCGTCCTGGGGCTCCTTCCAGGTCTCGACAACTTTGCCCATATTGGCGGTTTCTTGATGGGCCTGGCGCTTGGCGTCTGTGTCTTGCATTCCCCTAACTCGTTGAGACGGAAAATGGGAGCCGAAGACCCGTCGTACGCTTCAATGCAGCTTAACCCTAACCAGGGCCCGCCTCACTTCTTGAAGAACCCGGTCGGGTTCTTTAAAGGTCGGAAGCCACTCTGGTGGGCATGGTGGTTGGTCAGAGCCGGCTTTTTGCTgaccgtcatcatcgtcttcatcgtcttgcTCAACAACTTCTACATCTACCACAACACTTGCAGCTGGTGCAAATACCTCAGCTGCATT CCTGTCAACAACTGGTGTGAACTCGACAATTTTAAAATTACTTCATCTTAA